The DNA sequence CCATTAGACATCCTATGCTTGTTATGAACATCATCTTTAAAGAAGATATTCCTTTTACCGAATAGAATGACAGGGACATCTAACATATATCTTTCGGTGCCAGCCTCATTGTAATCCTCTTGAGTTGGTCCTGTTGAAATAACTCACAGCGAATATCAAGATCATTCACATCcaatatttgtaaattgtgTATACATAGAAAgaattcacttttaccatcTTGTGAGTGTTGTGATTTGGTTTCGCGAAGGCACAGCTCGAGATCTTGTACAACTTCAACCATCTTTGGACGATAATATTCTCGAAGGCACAGTTGAGCAACTTTAGCcatctgttttttttaaaaaaatcatcataatcatgaaattaaatgcAAGAAACTTATCAGATAAACAAGTTATTTACCTTCTCAACTGCCTTGGGCGGGTAGTCTCCTTCTAATCTAGCATCCACAATCTTGTGTACTTTGTTTGAACTGAGCTGTTGTAATGCCTGGTGAATATCATTTGAAAACATCACACGTAATATACACGAAACATAGACACATTTTGAAAGAAGTTGTTGTGCTGCATACCCATGGCACATGATGCTGCTCTGCTCGTCGTGTGTTGTAAACTATTTCACTACCTGTTAATAGTTCGAGGATAATCTTACCAAAGTTGTAAACATCATTTTCCTGAGTGTGATTATGCGAAGTCTCATCCACAATTTAAATTGCCTCACACTGCGGGCATGGAGTCCATAGAAAAGGATCAATTATCTTAGCGGTTTCATCATCACAAAGTAAAACATTCCTGGATCTGATGTTATCATGGATCAATCCCCTGTCATGAATGTAGCATAATCCCTTTGCGACCCCTAGAGCGATTTGGATTCTTTGTGACCATGATAAAGCCGGATATCGCTTTGAGTTTGAGCCTATGCTTTGCAGTTCATGAAGAATGTCATGTAGGGACGCTCGTGGAGCATAATCATACGCCAAGATCTGCTGACGGCCATCCAAATTGTAAACAACTAGTTCGACCACATTCTCATGCTTCAGCCAAGAAATTAATGGAGTTGAAATCTACAAAACCATGTGTTACGGCAACATTAGGCATTCCTTAATAGTAAACTTTTTCATGCAGATAAACGAATATAGCTAGTATGTAGTTATTCCAAATCATTACTCTAAAATTATTCTTTGGCATGTAGTCGAGCCTTTCAATTGATGCATCCTCCCCGTATTCCACAACTCCTTGGAATCCATTATACACGAggctaaaataaatatcataaatggCCTCTGGTTGACTGAACTTTGTTTCACCAAATAGAATGAAAGGGACATAGTCTTCTTGCATGCCAGTGGCATGGATGGCCTTTGGCAGCTTATCAACTTCAACCTCATTTTGATCCTTTGCTGTTGATCCTGTGTCACCATAACCAACACAAAGAAGATCAAGATCAATCATTACAACTTGTACAtcttacaattttaaattatctgTACACAGAAAGATCTTATACATACCAGCTAGTGGAAAGGCTTTTTTAATGGCAGGGGCAAGGGTGGCCTTTGACAGCTTGTCAACTTGGACCTCATTTTGATCCTTTGGAGTTGATCCTGTATGACCATAACCAACCAACACAAAGAATATCAAGATCATTCGTCACAACTTTTATATGCAATATTTGTATAGTACGTACAAGTAGAAAGAATTCACATTTACCAGATGGTATAACTCTATTCCAGAATGGCCAAAATTGTAACTTTTGTGTTGATGTCCCTTTTCTCTCCTGCTGTTCAAGGGATAAATCAAGCTGTGCCACAACTCGAGTCATTGTGAGTCGTTTCTTCGGATCAACATGCAAACATCTTTTAACAACCCGACAAATGTCTTGAGGCAATCTTCCGAGATATCTCCCTTCAAATTTGAAGCTACAATCTGGTCTGCTTTTCCGTTTCGAATATTATCTTGAGCCCATATGCTCATACACACCTCATTCTCTCCAAGCTTTTCCTCAACCGCGCGTCTTCCACTCAATACCTCCAACAATATTATACCAAACGCGTAAGTGTCACTTCCCTTTGTAAGTAAACCCGTTGTAAAGTAACTTGGATCAAAATACCCAAATGAACCCTTAACATTTGTAAAGACATGGCTCTGCAACATATCATGTCCTAAATGTTTGGCCAACCCAAAATCTGAAACCTTAGCTGTgaaattttcatccaaaagGATGTTTGAAGGCTTGACATCACGATGTATAATGGAGCAACCCGAGTGTAGTCCAAACCTCGGCCAGCTCCAATACATATCTTAAGGCATTGATCCCACGAGAGTGTCGACTGATTGTAGAGGTGATCAGCCAGCGTCCCCTTCGACATGTAGTCATAAACAAGAATCATCTCTGCAGTACCCAATCAGAGACTAGATTACGATGGCGGAACTGAATCAGTGTTTCACTCTCCGCCGCAAATTCTGTCTGGCCTTGGCCTTGGCCTTTCCCTTGACTCAGATTTGATGCTAGCCGCCGCTTTATGGCCACAGAAACTGACTCGTTATCAATGAGGCCTTTGTAGACCTTCCCAAATCCACCATTTCCGATCAAATGTTCGTCGCTGAAATCTCCTGTGGCTAACTGGATTTCGGCTAGGGAGAATTGACGGCAGAGTTGCTCAGCCATTGATGATGTCATATTTTGAGCTCAATTTGGTTGTCACGATATCAATTAGTTGGAGCAAAACATAAGAATGTCAATGGCACGAAAAGCTAGTTGTTACGTTTCTTAATCTAAACAGAACAACTATATCATGTGTTGCTGCGTAAGAAAAGCTTTGATCATTTAATGAGAACGTGAATGGCTATGTTTAGTAGATGGAATGGCAAGAAATGCAAGACTACCTCTATGTGTAGAGTCTGAAGCCTAAAACATCACAATTCGTTATATTATTGGATGTATATTTGGACTGTGAATCATTAAACTCAATTCCTATGGAGACTGGAGTAGTAAACACAGAAATATTAGCCAATAGCCCAAtactatttaaaatactagCATAACattcataaagaaaataaaatatccaaaaaatttatccaacagattagaaatgaaatgaaatgagcATGAAGTAATTTCTCTCATTTCGGATGGCGTCTATCTTCATCTCCCCTGCAttcatgcatatatattaagaaaaatcgAGTCTCAGTTGATTTGGTTTCGCCAAGGCACAGCTCAAGTTCTTGTTCAACTTTAACCATCTTTCGATGATAATATCCTTCATCTCCAAGTCACGATTCAGCAACTTTAGCCATCTGTTTATTAAGTAAAGCATCGTAATCATGAAATCAAATGCAACAAACTTATCAGATATACaacttatttaccttctaaCTGCCTCGAGCGGGTACTCTCCTATTAATCTAGCATCCACAATCTCGTGTACCTTGTCTGACCCGAGCTGTGGTAATGCCTGGtttcacattattttaaaacatcACACGTAAAGTACATGAAACTAAGAAAAATTCAGAAAGAAGTTGCTGTGCTGCATACCCATGACACATAACGCTGCTCTGCTCGCTGTGTATTATAGTATTTTACTACCTGTCAAGAGCTCGAGGAGAATCTTACCAAAGTTGTAAACATCATTTTTTCTGAGTGTGATTATGCAATAGATGAGGATCACACTCATCCACATATAACATTTGCCTCACACTGGGGCCTGGGGGCTTGAGTCCATAGAAAAGGATCCATCATAATGTTATGATGGATCATTTCCTTGTCATGATCGTGAATGTAGCATAATCCCCTTGTGACTCCAAGAGCGATTTGGATTCTTTGACACCATGATAAAGTTGGATATGTGTTTGAGCTTTAATCTATGACTTGATGTTCATGAAGCAGAATGAGCATAATCATATGACACGACCTGCTCCAGGCCATACAAATTGTAAACAACAAGTTCGACCACATTCTCTGCTAATATATAGCTATTGTCAAACCTCTGCTATATATTCATCCCTTGGCATGTAGTGGagatttttaaattctatttttgcATCCTAAGTAGAATGAAAGGAACATCTTCTTTCATGGCAGTGGCATGGAATTCCAATGGCTGACTGGATCTCGGCTAGTGAAAATTGACGACGTAACGTGGATGATGTCATTTTTTCAGCTAATATTAGTGATTTTTATGTAGCCGGCTAGAACTAGAAGCAGCACAATGGCACTCCAGAAGGTATACTAAATAGCCTAATAGGGGGGACATATCATTATCTGAATTTCTGGCATGTCATTAGTTTGTACATGtaaaccaaaaaatatcaattttaatcaGAAAAAGCTATACTAAGTACAACTCCCTTAGTCCCATTACATATGGTACACATGGAAAATGGCACcgaattttatgaaatgttattttatatgttagatagagagagaaaatagtatatttatattaacatgagagagagattgtCACGCCCCGCCCTTACTAAGGATAGAAAGGACGAGTTATCGCGACTGAGTGAATCTCAGTCTTTACTTTAAAATATCGAGAAAACACTAAAATCATTTCAATCACAAACTTTCGACTCATCTCCAAGtcttttttaacattatttcAAAACACAACCATTTCTCCTTGAGTTCTTTGAAAAACTGTCATATCTGTTATTTCTGGTGCcgtgaaggtggccacctcccaCGGTCACAATAACCGGCCAACCCGCTCGATGACTCACGGTCCATGGTGTACACTAGTCAAAGTAGGGATGCTACCCATACTGAGACTCGAATTCGATTAACTATACGTGGCAACAACCACTTCGGATAGGTCCCATAGACCACATCAGAACTATACATGAACtgggaatgtggccacatttcAAGtccactagaccggccaactcgaAAGATGGCTCTCGATCCACATGttgtgtacactagcctgggTGGACACTCTCCacactcagacccgaattcgattataaAATAACTGGTCTAGTAGGGATGCTCCCCTTGCTAGACAAACAGATAGACATTTctcaagaataaaatatggcatggcaaaaatatttctatCCTCATTTCCTTTCAAAACCAGTTCGAAACATAACCCATGTTTATTGGTCAACACCGAGCATCGAATAACATCATATCAACCAAGTCGAATATCGTATAACTTCATATCGGCAAGGCCGAGCGATTCACAATCCATAGCAACACATGACAATCACTTCCACTTTAAGCACACATATATCGCATTGTCATgggttaaaaataatattttcaatcacACCAATTTCACTATAAAGATAGACTTGGCACATAATTCGTATTTAAACCGAAAGCCCACAGTAAAACTTTTAGttcgaaagcccacctcgttcgTTTAAAACGACACCACACTTGAGTATTTCCTCATTCCGAACTTAGAGTCTCACGGAACAGCTCCCTTTAGATCACAAAGTAATAACACAACAATCAGCGCgataaaattagtaattag is a window from the Salvia hispanica cultivar TCC Black 2014 chromosome 1, UniMelb_Shisp_WGS_1.0, whole genome shotgun sequence genome containing:
- the LOC125192695 gene encoding uncharacterized protein LOC125192695, whose amino-acid sequence is MTRVVAQLDLSLEQQERKGTSTQKLQFWPFWNRVIPSGSTPKDQNEVQVDKLSKATLAPAIKKAFPLAGSTAKDQNEVEVDKLPKAIHATGMQEDYVPFILFGETKFSQPEAIYDIYFSLVYNGFQGVVEYGEDASIERLDYMPKNNFRISTPLISWLKHENVVELVVYNLDGRQQILAYDYAPRASLHDILHELQSIGSNSKRYPALSWSQRIQIALGVAKGLCYIHDRGLIHDNIRSRNVLLCDDETAKIIDPFLWTPCPQCSEIVYNTRRAEQHHVPWALQQLSSNKVHKIVDARLEGDYPPKAVEKMAKVAQLCLREYYRPKMVEVVQDLELCLRETKSQHSQDGPTQEDYNEAGTERYMLDVPVILFGKRNIFFKDDVHNKHRMSNGFTRVLKNGEDATVQRLRLMLKHGLKHENMAKLVVYDFHGREPVLAYDCSPRGSLHDILHKQQDIGSSSNPYPALLWSQRIQIAIDVARGLRYIHDAGLIHHNIRSNNVILCDDETAKIIDPFLWTRWLQCGPKPSVSERKPFVLHDFSESNDVYNFGEVLLELLTGSKLVDNTRQAEQRHLVSWMAKVAQLCLRDETYYRPEMRTVVQDLELCLSETKSQHSQR